A stretch of Acropora palmata chromosome 9, jaAcrPala1.3, whole genome shotgun sequence DNA encodes these proteins:
- the LOC141893426 gene encoding uncharacterized protein LOC141893426 isoform X2 translates to MALDDWISQRLIMALGVSALGQSISLMLTDVPQERGHFCRFQAWIITYFVLAVLCWVCCITFNIWKALRGDRAKRLERYYHFISWGVPFVVSCLPLIADAYGPAGPWCWVARDVKHRDAWRFATYYIPLFTCVIVIFAANVYIFVKYRRQAKRWEGVHCRNRSAEEEQKRLVMNSLLAYPCIYLVLSLGPLAHRIQNAVSDEPSFALIIIHVISIPLTGLVNAIAFGFNRDTLRKLNWADMKAAFQQHWPLDNGTEARPMGELRVGEPTCATPAQLDLNVNHLQMQFENEAIDNNSGPKA, encoded by the exons CGTCTGATCATGGCACTTGGTGTTTCCGCTCTTGGTCAAAGCATTTCTCTGATGCTG ACAGATGTTCCGCAAGAGAGAGGACATTTTTGTCGTTTCCAAGCATGGATTATCACCTACTTTG TACTGGCGGTTTTGTGTTGGGTTTGTTGCATTACATTCAACATTTGGAAAGCGCTCAGAGGAGACAGAGCTAAGAGATTAGAGCG ATACTATCACTTCATTTCATGGGGTGTGCCATTCGTTGTTTCGTGTCTCCCCTTAATTGCAGATGCTTACGGACCTGCAGGGCCATGGTG ttGGGTCGCAAGGGATGTTAAGCACAGAGATGCATGGAGATTTGCAAC ATACTACATTCCCCTGTTTACTTGCGTCATCGTCATTTTTGCTGCAAACGTTTACATCTTTGTAAAATATCGACGACAG GCGAAACGCTGGGAAGGAGTTCACTGTAGAAATAGATCTGCAGAAGAAGAGCAGAAAAGG TTGGTGATGAACTCTTTGCTGGCTTACCCTTGTATCTACCTGGTACTGTCGTTGGGTCCTTTGGCTCACAG AATTCAAAACGCTGTTTCTGATGAACCAAGTTTTGCTCTTATCATTATTCATGTGATATCAATACCATTGACAG GTTTAGTTAATGCCATTGCATTTGGATTTAACAGAGACACTTTGAGAAAGCTGAATTGGGCAGACATGAAG GCCGCTTTTCAACAGCATTGGCCTTTAGACAATGGAACGGAGGCCAGGCCTATGGGGGAGCTCAGAGTGGGAGAACCCACTTGCGCTACGCCCGCACAATTGGATTTGAATGTCAATCATTTGCAAATGCAATTTGAAAACGAAGCCATTGACAACAATTCTGGACCTAAAGCATAG
- the LOC141893424 gene encoding cyclic AMP receptor-like protein A isoform X1 translates to MADNCSMFAETPHYCKVLADVKTAVSSISLIASLGIIFVIWLFKKYKHFVQRLILSLSVAAFLNSIGYLLTGVPPEDNALCDFQAWLLSYMGFSILLWVCCITFNLYWNAIKDLKTDKFEKYYHLVSWGIPLVVACLPFINDHYGPAGAWCWISKESDNSVAWRFSTYYIPIYVCIFGLFFVYSFIFVTIRRQIKRWEGTYNSEAERSKALMKEDIKPLMWYPVVYLLTTIFPLIHRIYNAFEEKPNFTLLLLQVIFDPLVGVLNAVVFGMDKETLSRLNFTEIKVALIQHTRARRPLVREYPVGGTIEIRPNDDSSWSGSGSSNNTSLCPSPTPESAPPPPMDM, encoded by the exons ATGGCGGACAATTGCTCGATGTTTGCTGAAACCCCACACTACTGT aAAGTACTTGCCGATGTTAAAACGGCTGTGTCCTCAATTTCTCTTATCGCCAG CCTTGGCATCATATTTGTTATATGGCTTTTTAAAAAGTACAAGCATTTTGTGCAG AGACTTATCTTGTCACTAAGTGTGGCAGCCTTTCTTAACAGTATTGGCTATCTGCTG ACAGGTGTCCCGCCAGAGGACAATGCCCTATGTGACTTTCAAGCATGGCTACTTTCATATATGG GGTTTTCCATCCTACTCTGGGTTTGCTGTATCACTTTCAATCTCTACTGGAATGCAATAAAAGATTTGAAAACTGATAAGTTTGAAAA ATATTATCACCTTGTCTCTTGGGGAATCCCCTTGGTTGTTGCTTGCTTGCCCTTCATAAATGATCATTATGGACCAGCAGGAGCATGGTG tTGGATTTCTAAGGAGAGTGACAACAGTGTAGCATGGAGATTTTCAAC ATATTACATTCCTATATATGTTTGCATCTTCgggcttttttttgtttactcctTTATCTTCGTTACAATAAGAAGACAG ATCAAAAGATGGGAAGGAACATACAACAGTGAAGCAGAACGCAGTAAA GCGTTGATGAAAGAAGATATCAAACCGCTGATGTGGTATCCTGTGGTATATCTCTTGACCACCATATTCCCACTCATTCACAG GATCTACAACGCTTTCGAAGAGAAACCAAACTTCACTCTTCTCTTACTGCAAGTAATTTTTGATCCGCTAGTTG GTGTGTTGAATGCTGTTGTGTTTGGTATGGACAAGGAGACACTCAGCCGGCTCAATTTTACCGAAATCAAG GTTGCATTGATACAACACACTCGTGCAAGGAGGCCACTTGTGAGAGAATACCCAGTTGGTGGGACCATAGAAATCAGGCCCAATGATGACTCATCGTGGTCAGGCTCAGGATCGTCAAACAATACCTCATTGTGCCCCTCTCCCACACCAGAGTCCGCACCTCCACCCCCTATGGATATGTAG
- the LOC141893424 gene encoding cyclic AMP receptor-like protein A isoform X2, whose amino-acid sequence MKYSLQFEEKVLADVKTAVSSISLIASLGIIFVIWLFKKYKHFVQRLILSLSVAAFLNSIGYLLTGVPPEDNALCDFQAWLLSYMGFSILLWVCCITFNLYWNAIKDLKTDKFEKYYHLVSWGIPLVVACLPFINDHYGPAGAWCWISKESDNSVAWRFSTYYIPIYVCIFGLFFVYSFIFVTIRRQIKRWEGTYNSEAERSKALMKEDIKPLMWYPVVYLLTTIFPLIHRIYNAFEEKPNFTLLLLQVIFDPLVGVLNAVVFGMDKETLSRLNFTEIKVALIQHTRARRPLVREYPVGGTIEIRPNDDSSWSGSGSSNNTSLCPSPTPESAPPPPMDM is encoded by the exons ATGAAGTATTCCCTGCAATTCGAAGAG aAAGTACTTGCCGATGTTAAAACGGCTGTGTCCTCAATTTCTCTTATCGCCAG CCTTGGCATCATATTTGTTATATGGCTTTTTAAAAAGTACAAGCATTTTGTGCAG AGACTTATCTTGTCACTAAGTGTGGCAGCCTTTCTTAACAGTATTGGCTATCTGCTG ACAGGTGTCCCGCCAGAGGACAATGCCCTATGTGACTTTCAAGCATGGCTACTTTCATATATGG GGTTTTCCATCCTACTCTGGGTTTGCTGTATCACTTTCAATCTCTACTGGAATGCAATAAAAGATTTGAAAACTGATAAGTTTGAAAA ATATTATCACCTTGTCTCTTGGGGAATCCCCTTGGTTGTTGCTTGCTTGCCCTTCATAAATGATCATTATGGACCAGCAGGAGCATGGTG tTGGATTTCTAAGGAGAGTGACAACAGTGTAGCATGGAGATTTTCAAC ATATTACATTCCTATATATGTTTGCATCTTCgggcttttttttgtttactcctTTATCTTCGTTACAATAAGAAGACAG ATCAAAAGATGGGAAGGAACATACAACAGTGAAGCAGAACGCAGTAAA GCGTTGATGAAAGAAGATATCAAACCGCTGATGTGGTATCCTGTGGTATATCTCTTGACCACCATATTCCCACTCATTCACAG GATCTACAACGCTTTCGAAGAGAAACCAAACTTCACTCTTCTCTTACTGCAAGTAATTTTTGATCCGCTAGTTG GTGTGTTGAATGCTGTTGTGTTTGGTATGGACAAGGAGACACTCAGCCGGCTCAATTTTACCGAAATCAAG GTTGCATTGATACAACACACTCGTGCAAGGAGGCCACTTGTGAGAGAATACCCAGTTGGTGGGACCATAGAAATCAGGCCCAATGATGACTCATCGTGGTCAGGCTCAGGATCGTCAAACAATACCTCATTGTGCCCCTCTCCCACACCAGAGTCCGCACCTCCACCCCCTATGGATATGTAG
- the LOC141893421 gene encoding thiamine transporter 1-like has product MESWAKATLLLCLYGFFKEMKPSEPFLTPYLKAPPMSLTEEQLDNQIYPFWTYSYLITLFLVFLITDLLRYKPVIIVEGLAYLVTRILLIWARGVLAMQFMQVVYGVATGAEVAYYSYIYAVVDRDHYQLVTSYTRAAVLVGRMISGVVGQILISLKVTNYLALNYISLGSVSIACCVSLLLANASGNVFVRNAESEENQKQVDCFSSWKRTMLLMFEDLKLCYSNKELLRWSLWWAFATCGEFQVENYVQNLWDVIYPSQNHKVYNGGVTALSHLTGSSVAILLAYLKVNWSMFGEMCLGVVSVADAFFLFLSAQTSSIWLAYLMYICFRTAYTFLITIASLQIAKHVEMTRFALVFGINMFGALLLQTILTSIVVDKRGLNLPVVTQFVVYGCYFYIIGAVFLARAVYHMTRVGWHHCWRQRHTEFQRETLTDLSNTDEGDRENSLYTSFEPRLPDED; this is encoded by the exons ATGGAATCTTGGGCTAAAGCTACTTTGCTTCTTTGCCTCTATGGATTTTTCAAGGAAATGAAGCCATCGGAACCTTTTTTGACTCCTTATTTGAAGGCGCCGCCAATGAGTCTTACAGAAGAACAATTGGACAATCAGATCTATCCCTTCTGGACCTACTCGTATCTTATCACGCTTTTCTTGGTGTTTTTAATCACCGATCTTTTAAGATACAAACCGGTGATAATCGTTGAAGGCCTGGCGTATTTGGTGACTCGTATTCTTCTTATATGGGCCAGAGGAGTTCTTGCGATGCAGTTCATGCAAGTTGTGTATGGCGTAGCAACAGGAGCCGAGGTGGCATACTATTCTTACATTTATGCAGTTGTCGATCGAGATCATTACCAGTTGGTGACTAGTTACACCAGAGCTGCAGTTCTTGTTGGAAGAATGATCTCTGGAGTGGTTGGCCAGATCTTGATATCGCTGAAAGTAACGAACTACCTGGCTTTGAACTACATTTCTTTAGGAAGTGTTTCAATTGCTTGTTGTGTGTCATTGCTTCTAGCAAATGCATCGGGGAATGTATTTGTTAGAAACGCAGAAAGTGaggaaaaccaaaagcaaGTCGACTGCTTTTCCTCTTGGAAGAGGACAATGCTTCTCATGTTTGAAGATCTTAAACTGTGCTACTCAAACAAGGAGCTCCTTCGATGGTCTCTGTGGTGGGCATTTGCAACGTGTGGTGAATTTCAAGTAGAAAATTATGTGCAAAACCTCTGGGATGTGATCTACCCTTCACAGAATCACAAAGTTTACAATGGTGGTGTTACTGCACTGTCGCATCTTACGGGATCTTCAGTGGCTATTTTGTTAGCATACTTGAAAGTGAACTGGTCAATGTTTGGGGAAATGTGCCTTGGTGTTGTGTCTGTCGCAGAtgctttctttctgtttctcaGTGCTCAGACTAGTAGCATCTGGCTTGCATATCTCATGTACATCTGTTTCCGCACTGCTTATACTTTCCTCATAACTATAGCAAG TCTGCAGATTGCTAAACATGTGGAGATGACAAGATTTGCTTTGGTGTTTGGAATAAACATGTTTGGTGCTTTGCTCTTGCAAACAATTCTAACAAGTATTGTCGTGGACAAACGAGGACTGAACCTTCCAGTGGTTACACAG TTTGTTGTTTATGGATGTTACTTCTACATCATTGGAGCTGTGTTCTTGGCCAGAGCTGTGTATCATATGACTCGAGTGGGATGGCACCATTGCTGGAGACAACGTCACACAGAATTTCAACGTGAAACTCTGACTGACTTGTCAAACACAGATGAAGGAGATAGAGAGAATTCACTGTACACCTCGTTTGAGCCTAGACTTCCAGATGAGGACTGA